The nucleotide sequence AAAGACCGGTTGTACCAAAGTCCGGACCTTTGTATGTGAAGAGCACAACGCTCTCATGATTCACATAACAAAGGAGATACAATCATGTTTGGAAGAAAATCACGCTGGTTCATTCCGGTTATTCCCGTCGTACTGGGTGGCATGATGGCTGTTGGCTGTCATCACCGTCCATCCACCCCCGAAGAACGCGCCGACTGGATCACCGACAAAATCTCGGATGAGCTCGATCTGACGAAGGATCAGGAAGTGAAAGTGAAAGCCATCGTCCTGAACGTGCAGTCACAGGTGCCCGATCTGAAAAAGGCACGGATGGATGCCTGGTCCGAATTGTACAGCCAGGTTCAGGCCGATAAAGTCGATGCAGCCCGTCTGACCGAGAACCTGAATGCCCGCCGCGATGAAATGAGCAAAGCCATTCCGGCCATCAGTCAGGGATTTGCCGATCTGTATGCCATTCTCACCCCCGAGCAGCGTGCAGACCTGAAAAAATCCATGGAGAAAATCAACCGCCGGCTGACCGACTAAGCCAGATGACAGACTGGTTTCCGGATTGCCCGGTGACCGGTCTGTCGTTTTTTGCAAACGGTTGTATCCCCCATCCCTGGCCGGGTATTTGATTTTCAGGGGCTTTTTGGCATCTTAATCGAGTTGGGTAACAGGCAAAACGTTATCCAAAAGCGAGGAAAAACCAACATCTGCGGTAATTTTGCTGCAAGAAGACAAGAAAAAAACAGTCCACGCACAAAACAATACAGTTGCAAACCAAACAAAAGTCCGAAGTGCTAGAACGAGTAATAAAATCCAGAAAAACCATCCATCTGGTAAACCCTGATTCTGACAATGAGTGAACTACTGATCTACCAAACCGAAGATGGAAGCACCAACATACAGGTGCAACTTACCGACAACACCGTATGGCTCACGCAAGCGGATATGGTGGACCTGTTTCAATCTTCCAAGTCCAATATCAGCGAACACATCAAGCATATTTTTGAAGAGGGTGAATTGCAAGAGGATTCAGTTGTTCGGTATTTCCGAACAACTGCCACTGATGGTAAAAATTACAACACAGCACATTACAACCTTGATGTGGTGATTTCGGTAGGCTATCGGGTAAAATCCTTGCGGGGTACACAGTTCCGGATGTGGGCAACCGAGCGGCTGAGAGAGTACCTCATTAAGGGCTTCACGATGAACGACGACTTAT is from Bacteroidota bacterium and encodes:
- a CDS encoding Spy/CpxP family protein refolding chaperone; protein product: MFGRKSRWFIPVIPVVLGGMMAVGCHHRPSTPEERADWITDKISDELDLTKDQEVKVKAIVLNVQSQVPDLKKARMDAWSELYSQVQADKVDAARLTENLNARRDEMSKAIPAISQGFADLYAILTPEQRADLKKSMEKINRRLTD